Below is a window of Candidatus Thorarchaeota archaeon DNA.
AGTTACGAGAATAAGCCCGTAGAGGCTACAGTGGCCCAGTTGAGGCCAAGAATGAGTAGTGTTGCAGTCACCTTCAAGGTTGTCGAAATCGGCGACGAGCGAGAGGTCAGTTCGCGGAGTTCCGGTGAGAACCATCGCGTTGCAGACGCCATTGTGGGCGACTCAACCGGTACGGTCCGGCTACCACTCTGGGACGATGCGATTGAATCGGTCAAGCTCGGGGACACGTACACGCTGACGAATGGTTACACAGGTCTGTTCAAGGGAACGCTTCGCCTGAACATTGGCAAGTTCGGAAAGATAACTGCCGCCAGAGTGTCAATAGACAAAGTGAACACCTCTGTTGACATGTCTGCTCAGCAACATGATGACACAAGGCCACCCCGCAGGGACTATCGCGGTAGCCCGAACGGAAGCGGGAGCGAGTCTGGCAGCAGAAGCGCTAACAGCAGGTCCGGCACAGGCTCAGGCGGTGGACGTCCTACCAGCCCGAGCAGTCGCAGATCCACTGGAAGCGACAGCTGGGGATATAGTGCCAGCAACAGAGGCAGCCGCGGCCCACCCAGTCGCAACGACCGTGGACGACGCTACTAGTCATACTGGGAGTTCCACGCTTAATAGGGGCGACACAGCTCGGTCGAAGTACACCAATGACAACAGACGCTGATGTCGCAGTAATAGGCGGCGGCCCGGCCGGGCTCAGCGCAGCGAGGACGCTCAACCAGGCCGGTATTGGGTCTGTCCTGTTGACCAGAGAGTCATCACCAGGTGCTACGAAGCCCTGCGGGGGTTTTGTCCCCGTCAGGTGTCTTGACGAGTTTGGACTTGAGCGTTTCAGCGGATGCTATGAGGTGTCCGGAGTACGAATGAGCTTCCCAGGGCAGGAACCGTGTGTTGTAGAGTTCGACGAGCCCGTCGGATACAACTCCACCAGATATGACCTGGGCAGAGCGCTTCTTGACTGGGCGGGTCGCGGAGAATGTCAAGTCCGACTCGACACCGTTGTTGGGGCTGTGACAGAGGAGTCCGACAGGTGTTCATTGCGATGCCATTGTCGTGGCGAGCACTACACGCTTCATGTACAGATGGTGATTGATGCCAGCGGAGTGAATCCTGTCTCACTCAGATCTGGACTGGTCAGGAGACGTCTTGATGCAGGGCAGCTCGGATACGCCGTCCAGTACCAGATGAGAGTCCCGTCGGATGCCAAAGACCTCGAACCCCTGAACACCTTCCTCTATGGTCGTGACTACTCGCCCGGCGGCTATGCGTGGGTCTTTCCAAGACGCAGGGAGGCTGCAGTCGGCACCGGAGGCCTTGTGTCGAGAGTACGCTCCAGCGGAAGGAGTCTGCATTCCTACATTGACACCATACTGAGTTCCGTGGAGCCAGTGAAGGCCCAGCTGCAGGAAGCAGAAGTGACGAGGAGAGAAGCGGCCCTTCTTCCATTGTCTGGCGTGGTTCGACCTTCGTTCTCAAGACGAGTGTTGCTCGCGGGCGATTCGGCCGGACAGTGTTCACCCATAACGGGTGAGGGCATCTACTATGCAATGGCGGGAGGTCAGATGGCTGCCGAAGTCGCCGCTGAGGCAGTGAAGGACTCAGGTCTCTCTTCGGACCAGTTGAGAGCCTACGAGAAGAGGTGGACACGGACATTGGGATTAGACCTGAAGTGGGGTCTGTGGCTTCAGAAGAGATTCACTCGCTCCGGTTCAGGTACCTCGAAGGCGACTTTCCTTAGCTCAGAGAGGTCAAAGCGTGTTGTCGCGGAGATGCTCGTGGGCAGGCGGTCGGTGCTCAGCGCAATGCTCTCTATCGCGCCAAGCTACGTGAGGTCACATCTTGACTAGCCATGGTCCAGTGACGTTCTACAGACTGCTACAAGTGTGCGTCGATGCGATACAGCGCCTAGAGATAGCAATGCGTACAAGTCTTGGAGCACGGCGTTTTCTCTCATGACAGGAATGGCAAGGAAAGAGCTAGTGGTAGCGTCCACCACATGTCTACTACTAATCCTCAGATGGTATCCTGATTGAGAATGCTTAAAACTATGAAGTCAGGGACTGCATGGTCAACAATCGTAACATAGCGATTGAACTCTTAGACTCTCTTGGCGGCGCACTCAGCAACAACAGCTTGGAAGGCGATGTGGAAGGTGTCTATCTGCAACGTTCTGACACCTGCCTCCTCACCGGGAACTGGCTCAACGTGACGGGTCATGGCTTCATCCTGAAAGATTCCCAGAATGTGACTGTCGCGAACAGTACTGTTATTGTGAGAGATTCCGCAGGCATCTACCTTGAGAACACGAACAGATCTCTGCTTTCCGGCAATTCTGTCACAGGCGGCAGCCAGGGCCTCCATCTATGGCATTCCAACAACAATACCGTGTCAAGTAACAACGTTACCCGCTTCGTGACAAATGGCCTCTACATCTTTCAATCGGCGAACAACACGCTGGACAGGAATCTCGCAGACGGTGGTCTCAACGGATTTGCTGTTGATAGTTCCGACCACATCGACCTGGCTCGCAATGTCGCCACTAGCATCATCAACTATGGATTCGTGCTTGACGATTCGCATGACGTGTCGTTAGATAGCAGTAATGCGACCAACAGTCGTCTCGGGTTCTATCTTCATGGAGCTGGGTTTGTTCTACTGACCGGTAACCTCGCTGCAGACAGTCCGGACTTCGGATATCACTTGGAGTCCTCACACAATTGCACACTGACCGGCAATAGCGCTTCTAACTGCTCCAGCTCGTTCTTTCTGACGCAGTCAGACAACTGCAGCCTGACCAGCAATGTTGCAACCAACGGCGATATTGGTTTCGAACTCGACAACTCGGATAATAACATGCTCATCTCGAATACAGCGGCTCAGAATGCAGATACCGGTTTCAGTCTGTACGGGTCAAGGACAACGTCCTGATTGGAAACACCGCAGTTGAGAATGTCTACTATGGCTGCTATGTCGAGAATTCAGTCTACAATGAACTGACCAACAACAGTGTTTCTCACAGCTATTACGGCTTCAGACTTGAGTCTTCGTCGAACAATCAACTCAACAACAACTCTGCTACCAACAACACATACGATGGTTTCTACCTGCACCTCTCAGGCAGTAACAGCTTGGTTGGTAATGCTGCGAGTAACAACAACAACGGTCTCCGACTTTTATATTCCGATTACAATGAGCTGAGAGAGAACACAGCGAACAAGAATTCAGCTACTGGTATCGCGCTGATCACTTCCATCCACAACACATTAGTCCGCAACAGCGTGACCTACAACTACCGTGGTTTCGAACTTGCCACCAATTCGAACTATAACACTCTGGTCAACAACACTGTGGCGCACAACAGTGGTTTCGGTATCAGCGTCAGTAGCTGTACTAATAACAAGATATACCTCAACACATTTGAATTGAACTCACAGAATGCGAATGATGGTGGCGGCTCAAACAACGCGTGGGATGACTCGGTCTCTCTTGGCAATTACTGGGATGACTACAGCGGCAGCGGGGTCTATGCCATACCGGGCTCGTCAAACAGCGTGGACCACTATCCCATATTCGTGGACTCTCTTCCCCCGACCATAGACAGTCCTGACGATGTGACATACGCGGAGGGAACCACGAATCACTGGGTGACTTGGACTCCCACTGATGCCCATCCCTAAAGCCACATCATCTACCGTGACTGGACCACTCCCCTGTCCGGTGCTTGGGATGGGGGTCAACTCTCAGTCGATGTAGGGGGTCTCGCTCTGGGAACGTACAACTGCACGATTGTGGTGACTGATGTGGGCAACAACACGGCCCGAGATGAGGTCCTAGTGGTGGTCTTCGATGGGACGGCTCCGACCGTGAACAGCCCCTCTGACATCAACTACAACGAGTCTACTACCGGGCATTCCATAACTTGGGACCCGTCAGACCTTCATCCGCACAGCTACGCCATCTACCTGAATGGCACTCCTGTGAGGTCAGGCCTCTGGAACTCGAGCTCCGAGGTGATCGTCATCTCAGTCGATGGTCTGCTGCGTGGCACCTACAACTACACGCTTGTGGTGACTGACATCGACAACAACACTGCCGCAGACACCGTGATAGTGACCGTGGCGCCTCCACCGACGACGACGGTGACCACTACAACGACAACCACCACTACGACAGCCCCAAACGCCACGACCACACCTCCGCCCTTCAGTGGTGAGCTAATACTCCTTAGGCGGCGCGGCAGCAGCGGTGATACTCGTCGTTCTGGTGTCGAGTCTGGTCCGACGCAAGGCTTCCTAAAGGCCGCATTGGCGCTTGCAGTTCTGCCTCAGCCTCTCTCCCCAGTGGGCTGCTCATTCCGGAGGGCCCGCGGCGGGAGTCCGTCGTGCCCGTGACATCAGCTGATGCAGACTGCAAGACCGTTCATTTTTAGTTGGACAGAGTCTGACA
It encodes the following:
- a CDS encoding NAD(P)/FAD-dependent oxidoreductase: MTTDADVAVIGGGPAGLSAARTLNQAGIGSVLLTRESSPGATKPCGGFVPVRCLDEFGLERFSGCYEVSGVRMSFPGQEPCVVEFDEPVGYNSTRYDLGRALLDWAGRGECQVRLDTVVGAVTEESDRCSLRCHCRGEHYTLHVQMVIDASGVNPVSLRSGLVRRRLDAGQLGYAVQYQMRVPSDAKDLEPLNTFLYGRDYSPGGYAWVFPRRREAAVGTGGLVSRVRSSGRSLHSYIDTILSSVEPVKAQLQEAEVTRREAALLPLSGVVRPSFSRRVLLAGDSAGQCSPITGEGIYYAMAGGQMAAEVAAEAVKDSGLSSDQLRAYEKRWTRTLGLDLKWGLWLQKRFTRSGSGTSKATFLSSERSKRVVAEMLVGRRSVLSAMLSIAPSYVRSHLD
- a CDS encoding right-handed parallel beta-helix repeat-containing protein, which gives rise to MVNNRNIAIELLDSLGGALSNNSLEGDVEGVYLQRSDTCLLTGNWLNVTGHGFILKDSQNVTVANSTVIVRDSAGIYLENTNRSLLSGNSVTGGSQGLHLWHSNNNTVSSNNVTRFVTNGLYIFQSANNTLDRNLADGGLNGFAVDSSDHIDLARNVATSIINYGFVLDDSHDVSLDSSNATNSRLGFYLHGAGFVLLTGNLAADSPDFGYHLESSHNCTLTGNSASNCSSSFFLTQSDNCSLTSNVATNGDIGFELDNSDNNMLISNTAAQNADTGFSLYGSRTTS
- a CDS encoding right-handed parallel beta-helix repeat-containing protein, with translation MVGNAASNNNNGLRLLYSDYNELRENTANKNSATGIALITSIHNTLVRNSVTYNYRGFELATNSNYNTLVNNTVAHNSGFGISVSSCTNNKIYLNTFELNSQNANDGGGSNNAWDDSVSLGNYWDDYSGSGVYAIPGSSNSVDHYPIFVDSLPPTIDSPDDVTYAEGTTNHWVTWTPTDAHP